The Deinococcus roseus genome window below encodes:
- a CDS encoding disulfide oxidoreductase, with amino-acid sequence MGIANRLYFSWLLVVLLLLITTFMPETSSYLFKPLQAKWLWLQVVCLGFQALTLGIAAFQNWGWVLRYNLPLTLIGLILAAINLINGLSPNVFGVPAAGLFLVGFVVLAVLQLPATETPERKNTSPLLGLASLTAVVATLGSLYFSEVKHFIPCTLCWYQRVLMYPLAFLLPAGLLGKNPRVQTLALPLSILGMVVATYHVMEEKIPGFSPIKVCAPDNPCTTPWINYYGWITIPVLSLTAFTIIMVCVVIANRQTRKA; translated from the coding sequence ATGGGCATTGCGAACCGACTTTACTTCTCATGGCTGCTGGTGGTTTTGCTGCTCCTGATCACCACTTTCATGCCAGAAACCAGCAGTTACCTGTTCAAGCCCCTGCAGGCCAAATGGTTGTGGTTGCAGGTGGTGTGTCTGGGCTTTCAGGCCCTCACCCTGGGCATTGCTGCCTTTCAGAACTGGGGCTGGGTGCTGCGGTACAACCTTCCTCTGACCCTGATTGGGCTGATTCTGGCCGCGATCAACCTGATCAATGGTCTTTCGCCCAATGTGTTTGGTGTGCCTGCAGCCGGACTGTTTCTGGTGGGTTTTGTGGTTCTGGCGGTCCTTCAGCTGCCTGCCACCGAAACGCCAGAGCGAAAAAACACCTCTCCTCTGCTGGGCCTTGCCAGTCTGACCGCAGTGGTGGCCACACTGGGCAGCCTGTATTTCAGTGAGGTCAAACACTTCATTCCCTGCACCCTCTGCTGGTACCAGCGCGTGCTGATGTATCCTCTGGCGTTCCTGCTCCCTGCAGGTTTGCTGGGCAAAAACCCCAGAGTGCAAACCCTGGCCCTGCCTTTAAGCATTCTGGGCATGGTGGTGGCCACCTACCACGTGATGGAAGAGAAAATTCCGGGATTCAGTCCCATCAAGGTGTGTGCCCCCGACAACCCCTGCACCACCCCCTGGATCAATTATTACGGCTGGATCACCATTCCGGTGCTGAGCCTGACTGCATTTACCATCATCATGGTGTGTGTGGTGATCGCAAACAGACAAACCAGAAAAGCCTGA
- the uvrA gene encoding excinuclease ABC subunit UvrA: MHNIIVKGAREHNLKNITVELPRNKFIVITGVSGSGKSTLAFDTIYAEGQRRYVESLSAYARQFLGLMEKPDVDSIEGLSPAISIDQKTTSHNPRSTVGTVTEIHDYLRLMYARVGTPYCPICGRKIERQSASEITEKLVLVHQERRAMLLAPIVRGRKGEYRKMLGDLKREGFARARVDGTIYDLDEAEKLKLEKFEKHDIDVVVDRLVLKEDDRGRIAESVELGLRRGEGLLRVLFPDTNEEELFSEKFACVEHGSVLEEMEPRSFSFNSPYGACGDCTGLGTKLEFSPGLVVPDEYLSIAEGAIAPWSKKGTGGGVYYWEKLRMLAEHLKFDLKTPWKDLSEEVKKAVLYGVPDSFEVILRRAGKETMKFNTDFEGVIPNLERRYKESDSEYIRQKMEELMELNVCPTCGGTRYKPEILAVRVGGLNIAQASNLSVLEAQHFFRKMGEGTLLDEDVLPHTQTGLGGSAKVVPAVNPHYNLGGFEAQVAPPIIRAVLTRLSFLVDVGLDYLSLDRSANTLSGGEAQRIRLATQVGSGLTGVLYVLDEPSIGLHPKDNQRLIRTLKNLRDLGNTLLVVEHDEETMMESDHIVDMGPGAGVHGGMVVSEGTPADIMKDQNSLTGKYLRGDLKIEMPENRRLGNGKKLRIRNAREHNLRNVTIEIPLGTMTVITGPSGSGKSTLIHDILHATLARDLNRAKTNPGKFDGIDGMEHLDKVIEIDQSPIGRTPRSNPATYTGVFTDVRDLFTRTTEARRRGYEAGRFSFNVKGGRCEACKGDGVVKIEMNFLPDIYVPCEVCKGARYNRETLEVKYQGKSIADVLDMTVEAACGFFQNIPNIQKKMQVLLDVGLGYMKIGQPSTTLSGGEAQRIKLATELSKRATGRTIYILDEPTTGLHFEDTRKLMLVLERLVEAGNSLVIIEHNLDVIKSADWIIDLGPEGGIRGGEVVGIGTPEQLAVHPTSHTGAYLKRIPDLQKRLKKAAGKVKA; the protein is encoded by the coding sequence GTGCACAACATCATTGTTAAAGGCGCCAGAGAGCACAACCTGAAAAACATCACCGTGGAGCTTCCACGCAACAAATTCATCGTGATCACCGGGGTTTCGGGCAGCGGGAAAAGCACACTGGCTTTTGACACCATCTATGCAGAAGGCCAGCGGCGTTATGTGGAGAGCCTGTCGGCTTACGCCCGGCAATTCCTGGGACTGATGGAAAAACCCGATGTGGATTCCATTGAGGGCCTCTCTCCTGCCATCTCGATTGACCAGAAAACCACCTCCCACAACCCCAGATCCACGGTGGGCACCGTCACAGAGATTCATGACTACCTGCGTCTGATGTACGCAAGGGTGGGCACCCCTTACTGCCCCATCTGTGGTCGCAAAATTGAGCGCCAGAGCGCCAGTGAGATCACCGAGAAACTGGTGCTGGTGCACCAGGAGCGCCGGGCCATGCTGCTGGCCCCGATTGTGCGTGGCCGCAAAGGCGAGTACCGCAAGATGCTGGGAGACCTCAAGCGCGAAGGCTTTGCCCGTGCCCGCGTGGACGGCACCATCTACGATCTGGACGAGGCCGAAAAACTCAAGCTGGAAAAATTTGAGAAGCACGACATCGATGTGGTGGTGGACCGCCTGGTCCTCAAAGAAGACGACCGGGGCCGCATTGCAGAAAGTGTAGAGTTGGGTCTGCGAAGAGGCGAAGGTTTGCTCAGGGTGCTTTTCCCCGACACCAACGAGGAAGAACTGTTCAGCGAGAAGTTTGCCTGTGTGGAGCACGGCAGCGTGCTGGAAGAGATGGAACCCCGTTCTTTCTCCTTCAACAGTCCTTATGGGGCCTGTGGGGATTGCACCGGTCTGGGCACCAAACTGGAGTTCTCTCCTGGTCTGGTGGTGCCCGATGAGTACCTGTCCATTGCCGAAGGGGCCATTGCCCCCTGGAGCAAGAAAGGCACCGGTGGAGGGGTTTACTACTGGGAAAAGCTGCGCATGCTGGCCGAGCACCTGAAGTTCGACCTGAAAACCCCCTGGAAAGACCTCTCCGAAGAGGTCAAGAAGGCTGTGCTTTATGGCGTGCCAGATTCATTTGAGGTGATCCTCAGACGGGCAGGCAAAGAAACCATGAAGTTCAACACCGACTTTGAAGGGGTGATTCCCAACCTGGAGCGCCGTTACAAGGAATCGGATTCCGAATACATCCGCCAGAAGATGGAAGAACTGATGGAACTCAACGTCTGCCCCACCTGTGGCGGCACCCGTTACAAACCAGAGATCCTGGCGGTTCGGGTGGGCGGTCTGAACATTGCACAGGCCAGCAACCTCAGCGTGCTGGAAGCCCAGCACTTCTTCCGCAAAATGGGCGAGGGCACACTGCTGGACGAGGATGTCCTTCCACACACCCAGACGGGCCTGGGGGGCAGCGCCAAAGTTGTGCCTGCAGTGAATCCCCACTACAACCTGGGAGGCTTTGAGGCACAGGTGGCTCCGCCCATCATCCGGGCCGTCCTGACTCGACTGTCGTTTCTGGTGGATGTTGGGCTGGATTACCTGTCCCTGGACCGCAGTGCCAACACCCTCTCTGGTGGAGAAGCCCAGCGCATCCGTCTGGCCACCCAGGTGGGTTCGGGTCTGACGGGAGTGCTGTACGTGCTGGACGAACCTTCCATCGGTCTGCACCCCAAGGACAACCAGCGCTTGATCCGCACCCTCAAGAACCTGCGGGACCTGGGAAACACCTTGCTGGTCGTGGAGCACGACGAGGAAACCATGATGGAGTCCGACCACATCGTGGACATGGGACCCGGAGCCGGGGTGCACGGGGGCATGGTGGTTTCTGAGGGAACCCCGGCAGACATCATGAAAGACCAGAACAGCCTGACCGGCAAATACCTGCGGGGTGACCTCAAAATCGAGATGCCCGAAAACCGGCGTCTGGGCAATGGCAAGAAACTGCGCATCAGAAACGCCCGTGAACACAACCTCAGGAACGTCACCATCGAGATTCCTCTGGGCACCATGACTGTGATCACCGGGCCGTCTGGTTCGGGAAAGAGCACCCTGATTCACGACATCCTGCATGCCACCCTGGCCCGCGACCTCAACCGCGCCAAGACCAACCCTGGAAAATTTGATGGCATTGACGGCATGGAACACCTTGATAAAGTCATCGAGATTGACCAGAGCCCCATCGGACGCACCCCCAGGTCCAACCCCGCCACCTACACCGGGGTGTTCACCGATGTGCGCGATCTGTTCACCCGCACCACTGAAGCCAGAAGGCGTGGTTATGAAGCCGGGCGTTTCAGCTTCAACGTGAAGGGGGGCCGCTGCGAAGCCTGCAAAGGGGACGGGGTGGTCAAGATCGAGATGAACTTCCTCCCGGACATCTATGTGCCCTGCGAGGTGTGCAAAGGTGCACGCTACAACCGCGAAACCCTGGAAGTGAAGTACCAGGGCAAGAGCATTGCAGACGTGCTGGACATGACCGTGGAAGCTGCCTGTGGGTTTTTTCAGAACATCCCCAACATCCAGAAGAAAATGCAGGTGCTGCTGGACGTGGGTCTGGGCTACATGAAGATTGGTCAGCCCTCCACCACGCTTTCTGGTGGGGAGGCACAGCGCATCAAACTGGCCACCGAACTGTCCAAACGGGCCACTGGTCGCACCATTTACATTCTGGACGAGCCCACCACCGGACTGCACTTTGAAGACACCCGCAAACTGATGCTGGTGCTGGAACGCCTGGTGGAAGCAGGGAACTCTCTGGTGATCATCGAGCACAACCTGGACGTGATCAAGAGCGCCGACTGGATCATTGACCTGGGTCCAGAAGGGGGGATCCGTGGCGGTGAAGTGGTGGGCATTGGCACCCCCGAGCAACTGGCCGTGCACCCCACCAGTCACACCGGAGCTTACCTGAAACGCATCCCGGACCTTCAGAAACGCCTGAAGAAAGCCGCAGGCAAGGTCAAAGCATGA
- a CDS encoding GNAT family N-acetyltransferase, with the protein MPPSFPELSTERLHLRAFEMNDLPTLYQIHADPEVVRYLYWDTRTLEETEAALRRKLEQSSWEEGKSLAWAVIAKDTGVLLGEVVLICHSEKHQQAEIGYVFGTASQGKGYAREAVKAVLEYAFQQLPIHRVYARTDARNHGSRNLLERLGLRQEAHFVHSEIFKGQWGDEVHYAVLEEEWQQKQDPAS; encoded by the coding sequence ATGCCTCCAAGTTTCCCTGAGCTTTCAACAGAGCGTTTGCATTTGCGGGCTTTTGAGATGAATGATCTGCCGACCCTTTACCAGATTCACGCTGATCCTGAAGTGGTGCGCTACCTGTACTGGGACACCCGCACCCTGGAAGAAACCGAAGCTGCCCTGCGGCGCAAACTGGAGCAGAGCAGCTGGGAAGAAGGCAAAAGCCTGGCCTGGGCTGTCATTGCAAAAGACACAGGTGTGCTGCTGGGGGAGGTGGTCCTGATTTGTCACAGCGAAAAACACCAGCAGGCCGAAATCGGTTATGTGTTTGGTACAGCATCTCAGGGCAAAGGGTATGCCAGAGAAGCCGTGAAAGCTGTGCTGGAGTACGCTTTTCAGCAGCTCCCCATCCACCGCGTTTATGCCCGCACCGATGCCCGCAACCACGGTTCCAGAAACCTGCTGGAGCGTCTGGGTCTGCGTCAGGAAGCCCATTTCGTGCACAGCGAAATCTTCAAAGGCCAGTGGGGAGATGAAGTGCATTACGCAGTGCTGGAGGAGGAGTGGCAACAAAAACAGGACCCTGCAAGCTGA
- a CDS encoding DsbA family protein, whose translation MSKKSQNFERLEREQRQAQMRIIMSIAGLILVVVLLAVINSIRSSAPKTLDLTGQPTIGNLDARVTVIAFEDFKCPICKQFDGSIFNTIEEKYIKTGKIKYGFRNYMVISPNADSKTAAIAGECVYNQNKDLFFPFSHLMYRAQGDESTTWATKERILEVAAYIPDINKDELGKCIDSNTYEKEVLNDQSVGSNAGVNGTPSLFVNGIKVTNPLDETTMLKAIDDALAKAGQ comes from the coding sequence ATGTCTAAAAAATCACAAAATTTTGAGCGTCTGGAGCGTGAGCAGCGCCAGGCCCAGATGCGCATCATCATGAGCATTGCAGGGTTGATCCTGGTGGTTGTCCTGCTGGCCGTGATCAACAGCATCCGCAGCAGTGCTCCCAAAACCCTGGACCTGACCGGTCAGCCCACCATTGGCAATCTGGACGCCAGGGTCACCGTCATTGCCTTTGAGGACTTCAAGTGTCCCATCTGCAAGCAGTTCGATGGCAGCATCTTCAACACCATTGAAGAGAAGTACATCAAGACTGGGAAGATCAAATATGGTTTCCGCAACTACATGGTGATTTCTCCCAATGCAGACAGCAAAACGGCTGCCATTGCAGGTGAGTGCGTCTACAACCAGAACAAAGATTTGTTTTTCCCTTTCTCGCACCTGATGTACCGTGCCCAGGGCGATGAGAGCACCACCTGGGCCACCAAAGAGCGCATCCTGGAAGTGGCAGCTTACATCCCAGACATCAACAAAGACGAACTGGGCAAGTGCATTGACAGCAACACCTACGAAAAAGAAGTCCTGAATGACCAGTCGGTGGGCAGCAATGCTGGCGTGAACGGCACCCCTTCTCTCTTTGTGAACGGGATCAAAGTGACCAACCCACTGGATGAAACCACCATGCTCAAGGCCATTGATGATGCTCTGGCCAAAGCCGGTCAGTAA
- the galE gene encoding UDP-glucose 4-epimerase GalE, giving the protein MKVLITGGAGYIGSTISSALLDQGHTPIILDSLIRGRSEFVHDRIFYQGDIADQDLIKRIFAEHPDIYATIHCAALILVPESTENPLGYYRANVQKSLDLFDALMQVGCNRVIFSSTASLYDAVEGFSVDESSPLKPSSPYSRTKLCMELALEDFARAYDFRAITLRYFNPIGADPKLRSGQQLERVSHALDKIIEAHTLGETFFITGTDWPTRDGSGIRDYIHVWDLAKAHIRAVLEFDRVFSECTTEKYRVYNLGTGNGTTVFELVQAFENVIGHPIKKQLAPPRSGDVAGAYPNPHRANTELGWYPESSLETAIELALQWFEKRKTFLGLSF; this is encoded by the coding sequence ATGAAAGTATTGATCACCGGAGGCGCAGGTTACATTGGCAGCACCATCAGTTCTGCATTGCTCGATCAGGGGCACACCCCCATCATTCTGGATTCCCTGATTCGTGGACGCTCAGAGTTTGTGCATGACCGCATTTTCTACCAGGGAGACATTGCAGATCAGGACCTGATCAAACGCATCTTTGCAGAGCACCCTGACATCTACGCCACCATCCACTGTGCGGCCCTGATCCTGGTGCCAGAATCCACCGAGAACCCCCTGGGATACTACCGGGCCAACGTGCAGAAATCCCTGGACCTTTTCGATGCCCTCATGCAGGTGGGCTGCAACCGGGTGATTTTCAGTTCCACCGCCTCCCTTTACGATGCAGTGGAAGGCTTCTCTGTGGACGAATCTTCTCCCCTGAAGCCCAGCAGCCCTTACTCACGCACCAAACTGTGCATGGAACTGGCCCTGGAAGACTTCGCCCGTGCTTACGACTTCCGGGCCATCACCCTGCGTTATTTCAACCCCATTGGTGCTGATCCCAAACTGCGCTCTGGACAGCAACTGGAACGGGTTTCCCACGCCCTGGACAAGATCATTGAGGCCCACACCCTCGGAGAAACCTTCTTTATCACCGGAACCGACTGGCCCACCCGTGACGGCTCAGGCATCCGCGACTACATACATGTGTGGGACCTGGCCAAAGCCCACATCCGGGCCGTGCTGGAATTTGACCGGGTGTTCAGCGAATGCACCACCGAGAAGTACCGGGTGTACAACCTGGGCACCGGCAACGGAACCACCGTTTTTGAACTGGTGCAGGCTTTCGAAAACGTCATCGGACACCCCATCAAAAAACAACTGGCCCCTCCCAGATCCGGTGATGTGGCCGGAGCCTACCCCAACCCGCACCGTGCCAACACCGAACTGGGCTGGTACCCTGAAAGCTCCCTGGAAACCGCCATCGAACTGGCCCTGCAGTGGTTCGAGAAGCGCAAGACCTTTCTGGGCCTTTCGTTCTGA
- a CDS encoding dihydroorotase: MLEIKNIKRAGSDTLESLFIEEGKIKGWNLSETATDTIDGKGATVAPALIELHAHLREPGQEQKEDLASGLAAAAAGGYGTVVSMPNTSPVVDDPAIVASLIQKAEKLGFARLKPSAALTRGQKGETLADLSALKDAGAVMFTDDGRTNENANVLRRGMEYASGLGLLVSVHAEDATLRQDGVMNEGVVSHELGLPGNPAAAEAARVARDVEIALLTGARLHIQHLSTGRALEIVRQGKKAGAPVTCEVCPHHLTLTDEALRSFDALYKVAPPLRTQTDAELLLAGLLDGTVDCLATDHAPHTQAEKEKDLLEAPFGIPSIEVAFPLMYTHLVKTGKLSLEKLLDLFTAGCAKVMAWEVPTLEEGAVADVVLLDLDNAKAVDPKAFKSKAKFSPWAGEELYGWPVLTLVAGKVAFQG; this comes from the coding sequence ATGCTGGAAATCAAAAACATCAAACGTGCTGGCAGTGACACTTTGGAAAGCCTGTTCATTGAAGAGGGCAAAATCAAAGGCTGGAACCTCAGCGAAACCGCCACTGACACCATCGACGGCAAAGGGGCCACTGTGGCTCCTGCCCTGATCGAACTTCACGCCCACCTGCGGGAACCCGGACAGGAGCAGAAAGAAGATCTGGCTTCAGGTCTGGCTGCTGCGGCTGCAGGGGGTTACGGTACCGTGGTGAGCATGCCCAACACCAGTCCTGTGGTGGACGATCCAGCCATTGTGGCTTCCCTGATCCAGAAGGCCGAGAAGCTGGGTTTTGCCCGTCTGAAGCCCTCTGCTGCCCTCACCAGAGGCCAGAAAGGGGAGACCCTGGCAGATCTGTCTGCCCTCAAAGATGCTGGGGCTGTCATGTTCACCGATGATGGACGCACCAACGAGAACGCCAATGTGCTGCGTCGTGGCATGGAATACGCCAGTGGTCTGGGCTTGCTGGTCAGCGTGCATGCGGAAGATGCCACCCTGCGCCAGGACGGCGTGATGAATGAAGGTGTGGTGTCCCATGAACTGGGCCTGCCCGGAAACCCTGCAGCTGCAGAGGCTGCACGGGTGGCCCGTGATGTGGAAATCGCCCTTCTGACCGGAGCCAGACTGCACATCCAGCACCTCTCCACAGGCCGTGCGCTGGAAATCGTGCGCCAGGGCAAGAAAGCCGGGGCTCCTGTCACCTGTGAGGTGTGCCCCCATCACCTGACCCTCACCGATGAAGCTTTGCGTTCCTTCGATGCCCTGTATAAAGTTGCACCCCCTCTGCGCACCCAGACGGATGCCGAACTGCTTCTGGCTGGTCTGCTGGATGGCACTGTGGATTGCCTCGCCACCGACCATGCCCCCCACACCCAGGCTGAAAAAGAGAAAGACCTGCTGGAAGCCCCCTTTGGCATCCCCAGCATTGAAGTGGCTTTCCCCCTGATGTACACCCATCTGGTGAAAACCGGCAAACTGTCCCTGGAGAAACTGCTTGACCTTTTCACGGCTGGTTGTGCGAAAGTCATGGCCTGGGAAGTGCCCACCCTGGAAGAGGGTGCCGTGGCCGACGTGGTGCTGCTGGATCTGGACAATGCGAAAGCCGTGGATCCGAAAGCCTTCAAGAGCAAGGCAAAATTCAGCCCCTGGGCTGGAGAAGAACTGTATGGCTGGCCTGTGCTCACGCTGGTGGCTGGCAAAGTGGCTTTCCAGGGCTGA